Genomic window (Ancylothrix sp. D3o):
CCTTGCTGCAATTGCAAACAACGACAGCCCAAGTGAAGAGGGCATTACAATTCAGAGGATTGAAAAAAGTAAACCAAACAGTATTGTTTTTACAGAACGACAAGTTGTAATCGCTGCTGAACAAGGAATTGAGGTGCGGTAGCTCATGGTTGATATTTACCCAAGAGTTCTTCTCGTAGAGGGAAAACAGGATCGTTTCGTAATACCAGAACTAATTGAAGCGAATGGTGTGAAGTGGGGGACTCGCAAAAACCCGGTTGTTTTTATTCGCGATTATGATGGTTATCAAAAGTTAGTTGATCCAGATGTAATCTCAACCGAACTACAAGCTTCTGGGCTTTCTGCGCTTGGAATAATGATTGATGCTGATGATAACCCTACAGGACGTTGGCAAAGCATTAGAAGTGCAAGCTTGAAAAGCATTCCTGATCTTCCAGAAACTTTACCCGAAGACGGCTTAATACATACTACGCCCACCGGAATCCGATTTGGGATTTGGATAATGCCTGATAACAAGATGTGTGGCATGTTGGAAACCTTCCTGACTTACATGATTCCAACAGGCAGTGCAGCACTTTGGCAGTTTGCCCAAGCAGTAACCAACGAAGCTAAAGGTAAAGGCGCAGTATTTACAGACTCTCATCTTGATAAAGCTAACATTTATACCTGGCTAGCTTGGCAGAATCCTCCAGGGCGGCAACTACATCAAGCAATTATGGAACACATTTTGCATCCTAATCACCCTAATGCTCAGAGATATGTGACTTGGTTTAAGACTTTGTATGGCTTGATTTAAGGTCTTTTTTAATAAGAACTCAACGGTCTTTACTTGAAGAAAATATCTCTGCATACCACAACTGAGGAGTAGAGAGCTAAGTATTTCTTATACGGAAAGTTTCCGTCTAATCTTTTTCTCAATCCTAATAAATCAAGAATTATAACGGATTCTTGCCTGAATCTAAGGAAAGATTCTTTTTTGCCCACTTATTTAGGTAATATACAGAATTTTTCCGTATAACAACCCTTTACAGGAGGATTATATGGAATTTTTTCGTGTATCCCTTGTTGAACCAGTCACAAGTTGGCTCTTGAGTGAATTAATCTCTTGGAGTAAATTATTCCGCTCGGTTTCCAGTTGGTTGATGATTTCGGAGGCCGATTCTAGTTCCACCGGCCCCAAAAACATTCACCGGCCCAAAAACAGCCACCGGCTCCCAAATATCCATCGGCACCAAAAATATCCATCGGCACCAAAAATATCTACCGGCCCCTAAAAATCCACCAGCTTTTCAATATCTGCCGGCCCCCAAACATCCACCGGCCCCTAAAAATCCACCGGCCATCGAGCAGAGCAATCGGTGTTTGGAGGTTCGCTTACGCCACTGTATGCACCGATATCTGAAAGATCCACCGGCCCCCGCATATCCACCGGCCCCTGGATTCCCATCGGCCCTTGAAATACCGTCGGATCTCTGATGTCCACCGGC
Coding sequences:
- a CDS encoding DUF3226 domain-containing protein, which encodes MVDIYPRVLLVEGKQDRFVIPELIEANGVKWGTRKNPVVFIRDYDGYQKLVDPDVISTELQASGLSALGIMIDADDNPTGRWQSIRSASLKSIPDLPETLPEDGLIHTTPTGIRFGIWIMPDNKMCGMLETFLTYMIPTGSAALWQFAQAVTNEAKGKGAVFTDSHLDKANIYTWLAWQNPPGRQLHQAIMEHILHPNHPNAQRYVTWFKTLYGLI